The Pogona vitticeps strain Pit_001003342236 chromosome 3, PviZW2.1, whole genome shotgun sequence genome includes a window with the following:
- the SLC5A3 gene encoding sodium/myo-inositol cotransporter: MRAALEPADIAVVAVYFVLVMCIGFFAMWKSNRSTVSGYFLAGRSLTWVAIGASLFVSNIGSEHFIGLAGSGAASGFAVGAWEFNALMLLQLLGWIFVPVYIRSGIYTMPGYLSKRFGGHRIQVYFAVLSLVLYIFTKLSVDLYSGALFIQESLGWNIYLSVILLIGMTALLTVTGGLVAVIYTDTVQALLMVVGAFTLMIISISEVGGFEELKRRYMLAKPNITSILLTYNLSNTNSCHVDPKPDSLRMLREPTDEDIPWPGFLLGQTPASVWYWCADQVIVQRVLAAKNIAHAKGSTLMAGFLKLLPMFLIVVPGMISRILFPEDIACINPEHCMQVCGSRAGCSNIAYPRLVMKLVPVGLRGLMMAVMIAALMSDLDSIFNSASTIFTLDIYKLLIRKNASSRELMIVGRVFVAFMVVISIAWVPIIVEMQGGQMYLYIQEVADYLTPPVAAIFLLGVFWKRCNEQGAFFGGIVGFVLGAVRLILAFIYRVPECNQPDTRPFFIKSIHYMYVATALFWITGIVAITVSLLTPPPSKEQIRMTTFWSRRKRTLKENTSVGSSFKAQEKTILKYSETPNLISSNGKSEENDKNDQPENVNLLLTCTDDSNPVISLSNSEVETPVDCYSNGQAALMGQKKTKEEDEEETEGSKKNWRFIDWFCGFKSRSMNDRVIPEKEEDETICLQMLEETPKVKLLLNCVLFCVCSLGIFMFVYFSL; the protein is encoded by the coding sequence ATGAGGGCAGCTTTGGAACCAGCAGACATTGCCGTTGTGGCAGTGTATTTTGTGCTTGTGATGTGCATAGGCTTTTTTGCCATGTGGAAATCCAATCGAAGCACTGTAAGTGGTTACTTCCTGGCAGGGCGATCTTTGACGTGGGTAGCAATTGGTGCTTCCTTGTTTGTGAGCAACATCGGGAGCGAACATTTCATTGGTCTTGCAGGATCCGGAGCAGCAAGTGGATTTGCCGTTGGGGCATGGGAGTTCAATGCCTTAATGCTTTTACAGCTCTTGGGATGGATCTTTGTTCCAGTCTACATACGATCAGGAATATACACCATGCCTGGATACTTATCCAAACGCTTTGGAGGGCACAGAATTCAAGTGTACTTTGCAGTGTTGTCTCTGGTTCTATAtatcttcaccaaactttcagtAGACTTATATTCAGGTGCATTGTTTATTCAAGAATCACTGGGTTGGAATATTTATTTGTCAGTTATACTGTTGATTGGAATGACTGCATTACTGACAGTGACTGGGGGTCTCGTGGCAGTCATCTACACAGACACGGTTCAAGCTCTTCTCATGGTTGTTGGTGCCTTCACACTTATGATCATAAGTATATCAGAAGTTGGTGGGTTTGAAGAGTTGAAGAGAAGATACATGTTGGCAAAACCAAATATTACATCAATCTTGTTGACATACAACCTTTCCAATACTAATTCCTGCCATGTTGACCCAAAGCCTGATTCACTGAGAATGTTGCGTGAACCAACTGATGAAGATATTCCATGGCCTGGTTTCCTTTTGGGGCAGACTCCAGCTTCTGTATGGTACTGGTGTGCAGACCAAGTCATTGTTCAGAGAGTTTTAGCAGCAAAAAACATTGCTCATGCCAAAGgatccactctgatggcaggctTTCTAAAGCTTTTGCCCATGTTCCTTATAGTTGTTCCAGGGATGATTTCACGAATACTATTTCCAGAAGATATTGCATGTATCAATCCAGAACACTGTATGCAAGTATGTGGGAGCAGAGCTGGATGCTCTAACATTGCCTACCCACGTCTGGTAATGAAGCTTGTTCCTGTTGGCCTCCGAGGCCTTATGATGGCTGTAATGATTGCTGCATTAATGAGTGATCTTGATTCTATATTTAATAGTGCCAGTACTATATTTACACTTGATATCTACAAGCTCCTCATACGGAAAAATGCATCATCCAGAGAACTAATGATTGTTGGAagagtttttgttgcttttatggTGGTAATAAGCATTGCCTGGGTGCCAATAATAGTGGAGATGCAAGGAGGCCAAATGTATCTATATATACAAGAGGTAGCAGACTACTTGACTCCACCTGTGGCTGCTATATTTCTCTTGGGTGTGTTCTGGAAGCGTTGCAATGAGCAAGGGGCCTTTTTTGGTGGAATTGTTGGATTTGTTTTGGGAGCTGTACGACTGATACTGGCATTTATCTATCGTGTCCCTGAATGTAACCAACCAGACACAAGGCCGTTCTTTATTAAAAGTATCCATTACATGTATGTTGCAACTGCACTGTTCTGGATCACTGGAATTGTGGCTATAACAGTAAGTTTGCTTACACCGCCACCTTCAAAGGAACAGATTCGCATGACAACATTCTGGTCTAGGAGAAAGAGGACACTGAAAGAAAACACTTCAGTGGGCAGTTCATTCAAAGCACAAGAGAAGACCATCTTAAAATATAGTGAAACTCCCAATCTTATCTCTTCAAATGGGAAGTCTGAAGAAAATGATAAAAATGATCAGCCGGAAAATGTTAATCTTCTCCTTACTTGCACAGATGACAGCAATCCAGTGATTTCTCTGAGTAACTCAGAAGTTGAGACACCAGTTGATTGTTACTCTAATGGTCAGGCAGCTCTTATGGGTCAAAAGAAGACTaaggaggaagatgaggaggagacAGAGGGTAGTAAGAAAAACTGGAGATTCATAGATTGGTTCTGTGGCTTTAAAAGTAGAAGTATGAATGATAGAGTCATcccagagaaggaggaagatgagACTATTTGTCTACAAATGCTGGAAGAAACCCCAAAAGTTAAATTACTACTAAATTGTGTATTATTCTGTGTGTGTTCACTTGGAAtattcatgtttgtttatttctctttgtgA